The genomic interval CTGGTACGGAATTCGCACATCGCTGCTGGTTAGCCTGGTTTCCGTAGGCTTAGGGCTGGCAGTGGGGTTAACTTTGGGGTTAGTTGCGGGCTATTTTCGCGGGCAGCTTGAAACCATCATCGGCTGGTTGACAGACATCCTGCTGGCATTTCCCTCCATTCTGCTGGCGATCGCGATCGTTACGGTTACAGGACCCAGTTTACCCAGTGTGATGGTTGCCGTGGGTGTGGTGCAGATCCCCATTTTCATCCGTCTGACCCGATCAATGGTGCTTTCCCTGCGCCAACAGGAATTTATTCAGGCAATTCAAGCATTAGGAGCGACTCCTGGCTACCTTCTGGTACGCCATATTCTGCCCGCAAGCCTTGCCCCGATCGTTGTGCAGGCAGCCCTTTCGATCGGCACAGCAACCCTGGAAGCCGCAGGACTCGGTTTTTTGGGGCTGGGTGCCCAACCACCCACACCAGAATTGGGCACCCTGTTGTCCGATGCCTTCAAAGGCGGTTACTCCCTTTCCTCTCCCTGGACGATTCTCTTCCCCGGACTGTTCATTACCTTAATGGTTCTGGCATTTAACCTGCTGGGCGATGGTCTCCGCGATGGGCTTGATCCAAGGGCTTAGGGCATTAAAGGTGCTGAGTGTTGAGTGTTGAGAAAAGGCGAATACTCAGTCCCTGGTACGCAAGACTCAGCATACGTCTAATCCAAATTTGACAGCTTTAAAGCAGAGCTTAGAGCATCGGTACAGGACTTCGAGCAACCAGGTTCCTGGTGATACCAAACTAAATGGTCTTCGTGGCAGATCAACATCCTGTAGGGGCGTTTGGCCAAACGCCCCCTACCCGA from Kovacikia minuta CCNUW1 carries:
- a CDS encoding ABC transporter permease, which produces MPLPSRSLQRFWQSPPGKIGLLLTIALVLLAVLAPVLRPYDPSTDADYLARLMPPNRAHWFGTDALGRDVLTLIWYGIRTSLLVSLVSVGLGLAVGLTLGLVAGYFRGQLETIIGWLTDILLAFPSILLAIAIVTVTGPSLPSVMVAVGVVQIPIFIRLTRSMVLSLRQQEFIQAIQALGATPGYLLVRHILPASLAPIVVQAALSIGTATLEAAGLGFLGLGAQPPTPELGTLLSDAFKGGYSLSSPWTILFPGLFITLMVLAFNLLGDGLRDGLDPRA